The following nucleotide sequence is from Capricornis sumatraensis isolate serow.1 chromosome 5, serow.2, whole genome shotgun sequence.
ACTCAAACCAACCTTTTTAATGAAATTCTAAaggtttttaagaaaataaaggtaACAGAGATAAAATACAAACTTTAGATTTATTATCTAGtccaactttttcttttatcattagGAAACTAAACTCtgaaaaattggaaagaaatCTTCGTAGTCTAAAGAGCTGAGTAAGGATTCTTAATCTCCCTCATTCTGTCCTTTGATTACTCATCTCTGTGAGGGAAGAAACTAACAGCTTGAAACTTTGACTCCATTACTTTAGTTGTGAGACCTTAGGCAAATTGCTTAATCTTTTTGAgctactgtttttctttctgttaaatgTGTATAAAAAGTTGTTGACAGGATTTTGAAAAGTCCTTATGAAGCCCATAGCAGAGTACAGAACCCAGTAATTGTTAGCTGCTCTTATGATTATTATAGATATGTTAATATAATTcatgaatattaaaatttataagtaTACAAATCACCCTCAAATGACAGCTCCCTTAGGGCAAAAAAATGTGCTAATAGGATACTCTTAACATGCAGGAAAGTAGAAATAATGTTATAACCCTTATGCAGCCATCATGCAGCTTCAACAATTATGTACAGTATGattattgctgtttagttgctgagttgtgtctgattcttttggaaccaccaggctcctctgtccatgggatttcccaggcaagaatactggagtgagttgccatttctttctccaggggatctgcctgagacccagggatcaaaccctcgtctcctgtgttgcaggcagactctttaccactgagccaccagggaagcccacactatGATTGCCTCTATGTTAAAATTTATGTGTAAGTAAGTGGATTGGAAagcagttttcaaaaataaagatagCTGTGTTAAGGCATCAGGATTATGGGATTTATTGTCCCCCTTAACCTCCTATTTATGGTAAGATACATGTACATATTCAgtatacagtttatttttaagaaaaatatagtcCTTGAAATCTGGGTCCTTCCTTGGTtgtttatctttgtgttttttaTAGAAGGAACTCAAAACTTATGTTTTAGTTACATGGTGTTGAAGgtaaatctgtttttattttgaaaagggaAATTTTGGTTCATGTGGATATTGATCATATCACTTTGGTTTCCTTTGTAGGATTTTAAACTTGACTTTGGCAATCCCCAAGGCAAAACAAGTGAAACTTGGCATGGAGGTATAGCCACCATTTTTGAAAGTCCTGGCGATGAAGTATGGGGAGTAGTATGGAAAATGAACAAAAGCAATTTAAGTTCTCTGGATAAGTAGGTGGCTTCTAATTATAAGTTAAATCATTGCTAATTTAGAAGGTGGATCATATgcaagaatgtgtgtgtatatatatggacatATTCTTCACACTTGAGAGTTAACCCAAAAGGTATAATGTTCATTTCctaaaaagaaaagccaagaaGGGTTACACACTCTAAGATTTGGGGAGACTTTTGTAATCTCTTCTATGATTGATGGAAGtacttattttctatttgtttttttttaataaaaatatctttgtaGTTTTATATTGTGAGAAAGCATGAAGATTTTTGTAATTATTACATACTTTTACTGATTTCAAAAACAGAAACTCAGTTTTTATAAGagtcagagttttaaaaaatatttctttaaggtAGCAGttgaatcagtaaaaaaaaagtgataatttgtaaaaatttcaaaacatactAGAAATGCTTTGATGCTTTTTAGAACTCAAGAGTTGTGTGGCAGAGCATTTAATACAGAGAAAGTGACAGAAAAGAGTAGGATTTGAGCAGAGCAAACATCTGACATGCTTACTACTTTACTTCACTTGCAAACAGGAGTGAGCTGTCCTGTCTTAATTTTGCAGAATGGATATTCTCTTGTCAGAACACAGAGTCCCGCTTTCAGAGATAAAGAGCAATGTTTCAGGGTTATAAAGCCTGCAATAACTAAAGATCTGTTAGAAGTATACCCAGTAATAGTAAGTCTCCAGCTTTCTAATTGAAATGCTAAGCTTACTTTTGATATGGTGGTATTTATAGTATGTTCTACTCTATCCCCAAATACATAGAGAACACATACATCCataaatagttaaaattttaatcCAGTAAACTAACTTGGCTGAGTCAACGTATGATTAAAATGTGGCTGTTCTGATTCCAGGCAAGAAGGGGTTAAAAGTGGAATGTATGTCCCAATAGAAGTTACTGTTTCAactcaagaaggaaaagaaataacctGTCGAAGTTATCAGATGACAAATTATGAGAGTGTTCCCCCATCACCCCAGTATAAAAAGGTATCCTTTTTAACTTACAAAGACTTTTGGTGAttccttgttaattttcacaGAGTTAAATGACAGAATATCTTGTTTTTGAAAGGCTTTGTGTTTTAAATTCTATATGAACAATTCATTTCAATCAATatgtttttaatacaaaaatgatAGTTATTTACTGAATAAACGTTCCAATTTATTTGTAATGATAGAACTATGTCCCTAAaactttgtttattaaaaaactCTCAGAAATGTACTTGAGTCATACTCCtagacatatttttctttaaaaacatatatgaGTGTATTTTTTGTAGTTATTCTATACCTAtgctttttaatcatttttttcttctccacaaAATAGTATTTCATAAACCCCAAGATTCATTTTTATAGGGCAAAAATATATTTCCTACTGTTGAAACGTTTTCCATTTCTAGATGGAGGGATAAGTCGTGCCTCTTTCAAAATCAGGGACACCTTTCCAGCATGCACGCACAGGAAAAGAATTAAGGAGAGAGAGGCTGACATCCCTCTTCAGAAACCCAAACTTAGGTACTTCTTGGAAGGTCCAATCAGGACATGATACTTGGAGAAGGTGACCCAGTTCCTGGGCCTAATCTGGAATTTTCTAGAATGGAGCCTAGAGGAATTAGCCTGGTGTGGATCTGGGGAGTACCACTGAATACACTTGCTGTTTATTCCCCCATGTGTAATTCAGAGGTAGAGTAGACTCCAGGATTCAACTAAAAACTGCTCCCTATAAACTTTAAATTTCTTTGAAGAATGGTGTTTGTTTCTTAAAAGATTTTGTTCGTTTCATGCAAATTCTATACAATAAGTtttatattaaacatattttaaaccaTAGTATTGAGTACAGTTGCTATTACATAGGGATGGATTGTATGGCTATGAAAACTCCCTGTACGTTCATGCTCATCGTGGGAGGAATGACTCTTCATTTTGTTCTACAGTTTATTCCAGAGTTATCTGAAAGCTAATATTTCATACTCTGatactacaaataaagctgtgGTATACTAAACTAAATTATGTTCCTAACTAAAagagggttttgttgttgtttaaccaTTTTCTAGGTCATTTGCATGGGTGCAAAAGAGAATGGTTTGCCACTGGAGTACCAAAAGAAGTTAAATGCAATAGAACCAAATGACTACAAAGGAAAGGTCTCAGAAGAAATTGAAGACATTATCAAAAAGGGAGAAGCAAAGACTCATTAGAACTTAATGGAATATATCTACATGTATTTTCTCTATATGCTAAtacctttttaatatttagaacaGGATCTGGGATGTATCTCTGTTTAATATATTTCAACAGTGTTCTGGAGGGTTATTTCACTTGGGTGCTTTCTTGTTTTCAGACTGTAAAAAGACCGAGATAGGAGTTAGACAATTGAAAGGTGGGCTGTGAGAGGTCTTGGAATGCATGACAGTTAGGTGTGAGTACTCCTGTGAACCCTTAAAGTTACTTTATTGAGTTTATCTGAAGTGTATTTTTGCTCTGTGACTGAAGATAAATTTGCAGCTTAATGATGGTGCTAGTAAATCCCTCTGCTctgggatttttttaaatcagcttaATAAGAGCAAGCAAACTGAAGAGACAattgattataaaatttaaaaattattttaaaactattttaaaatgtttaaattattttaaaatttaaaagatggcaTAATGTACTTAGAGGAATAAATGTATTTGTGGTTTAACCTGTATTCTCTGTGAAAATACTACATTTCATTTTATGAGAAAGACTCACATCATCACACATACTGGGCCTGGTCTTGGCCATATCCACTCTATACTAAAGGATTATTGCACAGACTCTGGAATCCAGTATATTAGGGATCGGCTGTCAGTTCCACCACTTTCTACCTGGGAAACTTTGGGTTATTTGACTCAACTTCCTCGCCTGCAGACTGAGGACAGCCCAAATATCTAGGTCTTAGGATCATTTTGAGAGGTATATGTATAAGCTTGGAACACAGCCTAGCATGTAATAAGTATTAGTAATCATTATTCTTATTGAAAGATTAAGTTTGTACTGACCCATCTTTAGAACAGAATTTTAAAGTAGAAGAGTCAAGATCATGAGGGAAAAGTATTTCTTGGAAGCTAAAATTTGATTTCTTGGCATATTAAGAAATGGTCACCTTAaatttatttactgaataaatggaAGAGAGTCATGAATAAAACAACACTGGTTATCATGCAGTCTCTCATGTCTCTGTGGAATCCAGTGAACTGGACCTTCGAAATAGGTTATtagaatgaaagagaagaaacccCAGGAGCATAAAATAAAGATTTGGTTTTTACTCTTGGGAAGAAGGCCCAAAGAACTTTTAAGCTACAGCTGCAATTCTGTAGTGaggcttcactatctcccagagtggaGTACAAATTGaagattttccttattttctttcaagCTCAGAAATGCTTTTCAAAGACTACGTTGGCGATAGTGTCACCAGGAGCTGGTTGTATTTTGAGAGGGCCAAAATCATTGATGGAAATTCCTTACATATGACATTTGCCAGTACTACCTTGAAAACAACTAGAAAGAAGATAAAATCAGCTGAAAGGCTAGACAGTGATGGAAAGTATAATATACGTAGAGGTAATGTTATTAacgggattccctggtggctcagatggtaaaagcgtctgcctgcaatgcgagagacctgggttcgattcctgggtcaggaagatcccctggagaaggaaatggcaatccactccagcactcttgcctagagaatcccatggacggaggagcctgataggctacagtcccaaTGTTATTAACAACTATAAAAggtgaaaagtaaagtgaagtaaGGTTTTTATACTTCATTTGAACAGGTAAAATGACACCAGTAGActaaaaaattatgtatgtataatatgtattatatagaaGTATGCTacctatgggacttccctggtggctcagatgctaaagcatctgcctacaatgcaggagacccaggttcaatccctgggtcgggaagatctcctggagaaggaaatggcaacccactccaggattcttgcctggaaaatcccatggactgtagaacctggtaggctacagtccatgggatcgtaaagagtcggacacgactgagcaacttcactttcactttcatgttactTACTTAAAAAGTATACAAAGAGCTACACTTAAAAACACCACAGGTAGataaaaacaattctaaaaaaTGTTCAGGTAACCCACaggaagacaggaaaaagaaaatgggaaatgaCAGAACAGAAAGAACTgggaaatgaaagaacaaaaaacaataaaatggcacACTTATACCCTAATGTATCAATAAGTATATTCAGTGAAATGATCTCAAGACACCAAGTAAAAATTGGTGGAGTGGATTAAAAGCATATAATTCTCTTCTATATGTTTACAACaactttatccatccatccattgatggacatttggactgttttcaccttttcactattgtgaatagtgctgctatgaacatgtgtatacatatatatttttaagtacctaggaatagaattgatggggtcatatgataattctaggtttaagtttttgaggaatgACCAACCTGTTTCTCACAATGGCTgaaatttacattcttaccaatgatgtatataattttttaaaggaaatacacAAGTGAAAATGTAACCAAACGTTTTAAGacttgtatactgaaaactacaaaacactgatgaaagagatcaaagatctaaataaagtGAGAGGTATACTATGTTCATAGTTTGGAaggctcaacataataaagagcTCAGTTCTCGCCAATGTAGGTTTACcacaatttctatcaaaatcccttcaagattttttttcttaaatttatatggaaaggcaaaggaatcagaatAGGTAAAGCAACTTCAAAAAAGCAGAATAACATGGGAGGACTCAATCGGCCCAACTTCAAGGTCGTGTGGTACTGGCAGAGGGATAAacatacagatcaatgaaacagaatggaGAATCCAGAAATACGTACAAGGTGCACAAGTAATTTAATGGAGGAAAGAGAGCCCTTCAACAATTAAGCCCTTCAACAAAGATACCTTTGCCCTTCAACAAAGACAGccctcccttggagaaggaaatggcaacccactccagtattcctgcctggagaattccatggacaagaggacgctccatggggtcacaagagtcagacatgacttagtgactaatccaccaccaccatcaacaatGATGCTGGAGCAAAAATAATaggcaaaaataataattacaataaaaGTTAACTGAAGTCTCattcaaaaattaactcaaatgccTGACATAAAACTATAAACTTTGGGGCGGTAAATTTTCTTTGACATTTAGGAATTTGCAAACAGAGTTCTTAGACTGAATACCAAAAGCATGATCCGTACAAGGAAAAATGGATAAAACTAGTGTACATcgaaatttaaaatgtttgctctgtgaaagatcctattaagagaatgaaaatacaAGCTTgaagtgagagaaaatatttacaaaccacaTATCTAACAAAGGGTTAGTACctacaatatataaagaacttttgaaattcaacaataaaaaagcaaataattcaACTAATAAATGAGACACGAAGAGACATTTCACACAGGAGGAGACATAGATGGCAAATATgcacataaaaagatgtataCCATCATTAGCAAGTTAAAACCATAATGATAGACCATTAAACTACACACACATAGAACGGCTAAAAGAAAACACGACAGTGCCAAAGGCTATGAAGATGTGATGAAACTATATGACttacacattgctggtgggactgCAAAACGGTCCAGCCCCTGTGGAAGACAGTTTAGCAGTTTCTTAGTAAGCTAAACATgcaactatcatatgacccaacagtTGCACTCCTGGGCATTCACCCCAGGGAAATGAAAACTTACGTTCACATATAAACCTGTAGATTAATGTCTATGGCAATTTTATTCATAACagctaaaaactggaaataatccaaatgtcttTCTACATGTAAATGATTAAGCTGTGGTATCTTTGTGGTAATGccatgaaatactactcagtaatAAAGAGAACCGTTGATACATGCGATGCCCTAGGTGAAGTTCCAGAGACTTAGGCTGAGTGAACAAAACCAGTCCCCAAACAAAATCTCAATATGTACTGTGTGCTTCCATTTAtgtaacattcttgaaatgacataGTACAGAAATGGGGAACAGGTTAGCGGTTGTCAGGGGTTAAAGAAAGAGTGGTGTGGTGTAATGGCAACGTGGGGGCTCACTGCAGtggtggaaatgttctgtatcttgactgtatCATTCAGGGTCTGCAAGATGTTACCATGAAGGGAAATTGGGTTAAAGGTATAAGGGTCTCTGCATTATCTCTTACATCTGCATGTgaattcacagttcagttcagttgctcagtcgtgtctggctctgcaaccccgtggactgcagcaagccaggcctccctgccaattttacattcttgccaacaatgtatataattttttaaaggaaatacttAAGTGCAAATTTAACCAAATGTGTTAAGACTTgtactgaaaacaacaaaacactgatgaacgatatcaaagatctaaataaatggagaggtaTACTATGTTCATAGTTCGGAaggctcaacataataaagacccaactcccgaagcttgctcaaactcatgtccatcaactcggtgatgccatccaatcatctcatcctctgtcatccccttttcttgctttcaatctttcccagcattagcctcttttccagtgagtcagttctttgcatcaggtggtcaaagtattggagcttcagcatcagtatgaatattccaatgaatattcaggactgatttcctttaggattgactggtttgatctccttgcagtccaaggaactctcaagagtcttctccaacaccacagttcaaaagcatcacttcttcggcactcagttttctttatggtccaaccctcacatccatacctgactactggaaaaaccatagctttgactaggacttccctagtggctcagatggcaaagcgtctgcctaccatgtgggagacccgaattcaatctctgggtcaggaagatctcctggagaaggaaatggcaacccactccagtattcttgcctggaaaaccccatggatggggggacctggcaggctgccatccatggggtcgcagagtcagacacgactaattGAATACACTTtcacttgactagatggacctttgttggcaaagtaatgtctctgcttttatgctgtctaggttggtcatagcttttcttccaaggagcaagtgtcttttaatttcatggctgcagtcaccatctgcagtgattttggagccccctcaaaataaagtctctcactgtttccccatctatttgccatgaagagatgggaccggatgccatgatcttagttttctgaatgttgagttttaagtcaactttttcactctagcAAATTTACAACTATccccaaataaaaagtttaattaaaagtaaaaataactataaatgaattTTTGAAGCAGCGGAATCAGCAGAGAACAGGAGACTATTAAACATgcccaataaaattagaaataagacCCAAATActcttggaaaataaatattgttgaaaTTAAGAACTTAAGTGGATGATGTATTGGTTGCCTATTGCTGTTGTAATGAGttgccacaaatttagtggcATAGAGCAACACAGTTTTTATTATGCCTCTGGAGTTCAATAGTCTAaaatgggtctcactgggctgaaatcaaagtgtcagcaggaCTGTATTCCTTCTGGAGCCCTGCTAGAGAACCCATTTCCTTGTTTTCTGCAGCTTCTAGAAGCCACTCTCAATTTCTTGGCTCATAGCTCCATTCTTCCTCTTCAAAACCAGCAACATCAGACCCAGTCCTTCTCAAGTTGCTCTCTCTTTTAGCTTTCCTTCTTGGCCTCCCTCTTCCATTTATGAGGACTCTTGTGATTGCATCCAGCCCATACCAATAGACCATGATTAATCTTTCCATCTCAAGGTCAGCTGATTTGCACCCTTAATTCCATCTGCTACTTTAATTCTCCTTTGCCATATTCATAGGTTCCAGGTGTAGGACTTGAACATTATAGGGGGCCTGAAGGGACTATTCCACCTAGCGAAGACCAGTAACACAGCAGATTCAAATAACCACAAAAATAATTGATTAATGGAAAGAACTGAAGAAGTTAACTGAAAGTGCAGCCAGAGAAGCAGGATATAGAAAATGTGAGTATTTAAAAGATATGGAAGATAAAATCCAAAATCCTAGAAGAAAGGACAAATTTTGCAATTTTTCTACCGGAAGTTCATGTAAGGATAAATTTACGTGAAGGAAAATTGGTATCTTTAGCGTCTCTATATTAGGTTTGACAAGTTTGCACGTCTCCCACCAGTGTTACCTTTGCAAAGTTTCACTTTTGAGTTATGAACAAACTTCTCAGAAGGCAGCCTTTTTTGGGAATCTAAATATTCATGAGCATATGGGGTTACATGATTGaatgtattttattcagtgtGAAACTTATTTATAGCATCGTTATGCCTTATGTAGCCCTTCTCCAtttacaatcttttaaaaaacatatcttACTGGGAAATGTATTAGCTAGCATGTTACAAACTCCCTGACAGGTCATCACAGGGTTAACAGTATACAATGTACACCGCCAAGAAGAGATTTAAGGGCAGGAAGAAAaccttagattttttaaaagtccatatCGAAGTATATGCTCTGTCGTAAAGGTTTGATTGTTTGGAGCTGCTTTTCATCCGGGAGCAAGTGTCACGTGTTAACAGGAGTTTCACGGGGGAGCACGTGTTCTAACAGGCATTTCCACCGTCGTGTTTTGAAGCAGCTGCCTCTGGTTGCGGACTCTGGGCTAGCACTTCTAGCGGGACAGGTCTGAGCTCGCAGCGGAAGGGACCGAGCTGGCACCACCAGTAGGCGCTGGGTCACCTCTGGCGAGCTCTCAGGCCTACCCGCGCAGTGGCCTGGCCACTCTGCTGGGGCAGGGACTGCCCCTCCAGGCTGCCCAGGGCCACCTTCTGCGCGCAGCCTCTCTGGGCCGCCCGCGTCCGCCTCGCTCGCCTCGGCCTTTTCGCGCAGGCCGCGGAGGTTCGGGGCGCGGCCGTCGTTACGGCCGTGACAGTTCGCGTTCCCGGCCCGCGCGGCGGCTGTACCTTCCCTGCAGCGGGTGAAGTTGCCGCGCCGCGCGCTCCGGGGTCGGCGCTCCCCAACCTCCGAGTTCCCGCGCGCGCGCTCCCGGCGCACCCGACTCCGGCTCTGGCTCCCCAGTACCGCGAGGTCTCCACACCTGGCTACCAAGTAAGTCCCAGCGCCAGGGGGTGGGTCGCTCGGAGCACACGTTTTCTGGGGGTCCTGGGCGCCGCGGCGGAGGAGGCGGCGCAGAGAGGCGGCGTCCTGCGAGCGGGAGGAATTCAAAGTTACGCTGGAAGAGCTCCGGGTGGATCAAGGAGAAGAAACCCGGTGTTTGTGGAACCACGAAAGTTCAGGGGGGTGAACTTCAGCGTTAGGGGAATCGTTTATCCCATGGTGGTCCAGACAGAGCGTCTCAGTCCTGCCTGCACTGTAGAATCACCTGGGGTGCTTGTAAAATTCAGATGCCCAGGCTGGATCCATCAGAACCCCTGGGGCAGTAGAGAGGGTGGGGGTCTGTATCGTTTACACTTCTCAGCTGATTCCACTGTGTGGGCAGAGTTGAGCACCAACGACCAGAGTGGTTGCCAAGAGAGGGTGGAAAGGCGGGCAGGGGCTTTGATAAGAGTCCAGCCTGCGACAGATCCGGCCGTACCCAGCGTCCCGCGTGGCCCTGTGGAAGGGGCAGTGGCCCTCCCTCTGGTTTCCCGAGACGCAGAGAGGGGAAGTGAGACAAGACTTGGCAGCATTGCCGGAATACTGCCTGAGCTATGCACACAGTCTTTTGGCATATTGTGAAACACAGAAGCTTTGCCAGATCATGATGCCTCGCTGGTTCTGCTTTCTGGGAAATGCCTCTGTTACTGTCATTTAAAGTTAAATGAAGAGAAGCCAGTAAACCCGTTGACAGCTTCTGGGATCTCTGCTTTAAGGGTGAAGTTAGGTgtgcttcggagaaggcaatggcaccccactccagtactcttgcctggagaatcccatggacagaggatcctggtaggctgcagtccatggggtcgctgagagtcggacacgtctgagcgacttcattttcacttttcactttcatgaattggagaaggaaatggcaacccactccagtgttcttgcctggagattcccagggatgggggagcctggtgggcaggtgtctatggggtcgcacagagtcggccacgactgaagcgacttagcagcagcagcagcagcaggtgtgctTGCCGCAGGGTCGGGTTTGTATCTGCTAAAAGCCCCCTATCTGAGACTTCCCATATCCAAGGAACTTGGATATTAGGAGTGCACAGAATTTACCCTCTTAGCACCCAAGGGTATGTGCTGGGGGCAGAAAGCGCTAATCTCAGCAACCAGGGCCCCTGGACAAGACACAGATTTCTACTGCATGTGTGGGGCAAATAGGAAAGGTGGATTTGAAATAAACAACAGCCTAGGAGAACAGAGGGCTTCTAGAGGGTCCAAGAAGAGTGGATTGTGGTTTTGCATAATGAAGAGGTTTAAATTCAAGCTTTGGAGCCCATCAAACCTGGGCCCAAATTCAGATTCTGTCACTTCTGTGATACTTGCATGATCTCCCTGAACCCCTATTTTCTTCCTTGTGAAGTGGGAAAAATAGTAGCTCTGTCCTGAATGAGATAATGTGTATCAAATGCCTGGCAGGCCAGGTTGCTGCTCCATCAGTAGCAGTTACTAGCCACTGTAGTGGTGATTTGTGTTCAACAGTTGTTTACTTAGTACAGCCGCAGTGAATAGAGTGTGCAGCAGTTGTCTCCCTTGAAACTccattccctttttcttttcctgccttgcTCAGGAGAGGGGTTTGTACTCCTCCTCGGTCACTGTGTAGTTTAAGGTCTGGAATTTCAGGCCACCAGCCTGTTGCTCAGTAGGGCTTATTAATGGCTCTGGCATACAGTTTTACTCCACGTG
It contains:
- the GGCT gene encoding gamma-glutamylcyclotransferase isoform X2; the encoded protein is MSCQGYVVLEHLIYHSKDFKLDFGNPQGKTSETWHGGIATIFESPGDEVWGVVWKMNKSNLSSLDKQEGVKSGMYVPIEVTVSTQEGKEITCRSYQMTNYESVPPSPQYKKVICMGAKENGLPLEYQKKLNAIEPNDYKGKVSEEIEDIIKKGEAKTH
- the GGCT gene encoding gamma-glutamylcyclotransferase isoform X1, whose protein sequence is MANLGCEALRSQDGESFFYFAYGSNLLTERIHLRNPSAVFYSVARLQDFKLDFGNPQGKTSETWHGGIATIFESPGDEVWGVVWKMNKSNLSSLDKQEGVKSGMYVPIEVTVSTQEGKEITCRSYQMTNYESVPPSPQYKKVICMGAKENGLPLEYQKKLNAIEPNDYKGKVSEEIEDIIKKGEAKTH
- the GGCT gene encoding gamma-glutamylcyclotransferase isoform X3; amino-acid sequence: MANLGCEALRSQDGESFFYFAYGSNLLTERIHLRNPSAVFYSVARLQDFKLDFGNPQGKTSETWHGGIATIFESPGDEVWGVVWKMNKSNLSSLDKSFAWVQKRMVCHWSTKRS
- the GGCT gene encoding gamma-glutamylcyclotransferase isoform X4, with amino-acid sequence MANLGCEALRSQDGESFFYFAYGSNLLTERIHLRNPSAVFYSVARLQVICMGAKENGLPLEYQKKLNAIEPNDYKGKVSEEIEDIIKKGEAKTH